The following proteins come from a genomic window of Manduca sexta isolate Smith_Timp_Sample1 chromosome 6, JHU_Msex_v1.0, whole genome shotgun sequence:
- the LOC115451605 gene encoding LOW QUALITY PROTEIN: serine protease inhibitor 42Dd (The sequence of the model RefSeq protein was modified relative to this genomic sequence to represent the inferred CDS: substituted 1 base at 1 genomic stop codon) yields the protein MRVYVYFALILTLQGLNCIEKHVAHSRLNFFDIDLLRYSAEDKSGNVMVSPASIKATLAMLLEGAEGETAEEIRRALRLSPVKTEWREELNYYLFSLETNSSGVLLHNANAVFVSDKLKLKKDYDTYLHKVYFSDVTKVDFKDANKASQLINVWVKQKTNGLIPSIVAPVDVNPLSEMLVTNAMYFKCFWRHAFNRRLTRGACFYNRGTCLNVQMMDLQAKLNYAYIDNLRAHAVELASIRLDARYSMILLVPRDRDGLYTLTRALPYMSVPQLSXLMENEDIKLSLPKFTVDYSEDVVAALKKMRINALFSTEANLSSIFEGSKPYVNGIYHKVYMSVDEEGTVAAAASSAMVVPLINDGVDLRADRPFVFFIRDNLSGVVLFEGKIEEPNEFVEVSANGKPARNTLSWY from the exons ATGCGTGTTTACGTTTATTTTG CACTTATACTAACTCTCCAAGGCTTAAATTGCATCGAGAAACATGTGGCACACTCCAGACTGAACTTTTTCGACATAGACCTCCTTCGATACTCCGCTGAGGATAAAAGCGGGAATGTCATGGTCTCGCCAGCCAGTATTAAGGCCACTTTAGCAATGCTGTTAGAGGGAGCAGAAGGTGAAACAGCGGAAGAAATAAGAAGAGCGTTAAGATTGTCTCCTGTTAAGACTGAATGGAGAGAGGAgttgaattattatttgttttctctAGAG aCAAACTCTTCAGGCGTCCTGCTGCATAATGCAAACGCGGTGTTTGTGTCAGATAAGTTGAAGTTAAAAAAGGACTACGATACATATTTGCACAAAGTTTACTTCTCAGATGTAACTAAAGTTGATTTTAAAGACGCAAACAAAGCATCACAGCTTATTAATGTTTGGGTAAAACAGAAAACTAATGGGCTGATTCCGTCAATAGTGGCACCTG TTGATGTGAACCCATTATCAGAGATGTTGGTCACCAACGCTATGTACTTCAAATGCTTCTGGCGTCATGCTTTCAACCGACGCTTGACTCGCGGCGCTTGCTTCTACAACCGGGGCACATGTCTAAATGTCCAGATGATGGATTTACAAGCCAAACTGAACTATGCTTATATTGACAACCTAAGGGCTCATGCCGTTGAACTTGCCTCTATCAGGTta GATGCACGTTACTCCATGATTCTGCTGGTGCCCAGGGACCGCGACGGTCTTTACACTCTGACCAGAGCTCTCCCGTACATGAGCGTACCCCAGCTTTCGTAGCTGATGGAAAATGAAGATATCAAGTTATCACTACCGAAGTTTACAGTGGATTACAGTGAAGACGTCGTTGCGGCTTTGAAGaag ATGCGGATCAACGCCCTGTTTTCAACTGAAGCAAATCTCTCATCTATTTTCGAAGGTTCGAAACCCTACGTCAATGGGATATACCATAAAGTGTACATGTCTGTAGATGAGGAAGGCACCGTGGCTGCTGCAGCGTCTTCGGCGATGGTGGTTCCTCTAATTAATGATGGAGTGGATCTAAGAGCTGACAGGCCCTTCGTTTTCTTCATAAGAGACAATTTGTCAGGTGTTGTGTTGTTTGAAGGCAAGATTGAAGAGCCTAATGAATTTGTTGAAGTTAGTGCAAATG GTAAACCCGCAAGGAATACTTTAAGCTGGTACTGA